Proteins encoded in a region of the Planococcus citri chromosome 1, ihPlaCitr1.1, whole genome shotgun sequence genome:
- the LOC135838507 gene encoding uncharacterized protein LOC135838507 → MARIPHLGQTSTPTPLWFSVLFLSLILSGARCDCDLVTVDNDEFNETRTMVIMERTPHNDYEKYFIPFMRDFEAFLCYTNYVVDKSLLIEKIMERPEDIIVISAPMIFGKTLNLGMMRLFLEPQTYDGVRRIREQNIGYRFFKRGQYPHPTADEHRFSGRPLIRDHKEFFNQHQGMYPVVYLNFKYTQFLYNFTQIIDKLSIQIGEIFQDYFYMRQGYFSRIINRANSTQEMKDKALADWRRFKAIGDIDGQNATTLVGSIAFLIETLAKFFDHKAVLMIDEMDYLVNMVKEDWVYDDIPYPWELETQVMDFLSEFIDITIRNNKYLAKTIVVGETQSCITELFADLAGRMKRYDAVNNDFAEFFGFTKTVAKKLMQIGNVSDDLAAQALDWYDGYRFNRKSTQTVLCPWDIIRLIETKTVKNFWENDLDIRLRTLMALDGVRPVIERLIKGETIPVAWDTVRFSAKEFVRLEALVSKKVVHPGVTDMDLVLKRLCAAGYVTFAGTQYDADFKRNLTLVAAPNKEVINEFKTILDVHSKENPYTVFR, encoded by the exons ATGGCCAG AATACCACATCTTGGCCAGACTTCAACCCCGACACCATTATGGTTCTCAGTGCTATTTCTTTCACTGATACTCTCCGGCGCTCGATGCGACTGTGATCTAGTCACCGTCGATAATGACGAATTCAACGAGACGAGAACAATGGTGATAATGGAACGAACACCCCATAACGATTACGAAAAGTACTTCATTCCTTTCATGCGAGATTTCGAGGCATTTCTCTGCTACACGAATTACGTCGTCGATAAAAGCCTACTCATTGAGAAAATCATGGAACGTCCGGAAGACATAATCGTCATCTCGGCGCCGATGATTTTCGGTAAAACTCTCAACTTGGGGATGATGCGATTATTCCTCGAACCCCAAACGTACGACGGCGTTCGTCGAATCCGCGAACAAAATATCGGTTACAGGTTCTTCAAACGAGGCCAATATCCTCATCCAACCGCTGACGAGCATCGATTCAGCGGACGACCTTTGATCAGAGACCATAAAGAGTTCTTCAACCAGCACCAAGGAATGTACCCAGTCGTATATTTGAACTTTAAATACACCCAGTTCTTGTACAATTTCACCCAAATAATCGATAAATTATCCATACAAATaggcgaaatttttcaagattatttCTACATGAGGCAAGGCTACTTCTCGAGGATCATAAATCGCGCTAATTCCACTCAAGAAATGAAAGATAAAGCTTTGGCCGATTGGAGACGATTCAAAGCTATCGGCGATATCGATGGTCAAAATGCCACCACGCTTGTCGGCAGCATTGCGTTTTTAATCGAAACTCTGGCTAAATTCTTCGACCATAAAGCCGTCCTAATGATAGACGAAATGGACTACTTGGTGAATATGGTCAAGGAAGATTGGGTATACGATGACATACCTTATCCTTGGGAGTTAGAAACCCAAGTGATGGATTTCTTATCCGAGTTTATCGATATTACCATTCGAAATAATAAATACCTAGCCAAGACGATCGTCGTAGGCGAAACGCAATCCTGCATTACGGAATTATTCGCCGATTTGGCTGGACGAATGAAACGATACGACGCTGTAAATAACGATTTCGCCGAATTTTTCGGATTCACGAAAACAGTGGctaaaaaattaatgcaaattGGCAACGTTTCGGACGATTTAGCAGCCCAAGCGTTAGACTGGTACGATGGGTATAGATTCAACAGGAAATCAACTCAAACTGTCCTTTGCCCTTGGGATATTATACGTCTTATTGAAACGAAAACTGTCAAGAATTTCTGGGAAAATGATCTCGATATCAGGTTACGAACGTTGATGGCCTTAGATGGTGTGAGACCAGTGATCGAAAGACTCATCAAAGGAGAAACGATTCCCGTAGCTTGGGATACAGTACGATTTTCTGCCAAGGAATTCGTGAGATTGGAAGCTCTCGTGTCGAAGAAAGTCGTACATCCGGGAGTCACCGATATGGATTTGGTGTTGAAGAGGTTGTGTGCTGCGGGCTACGTTACTTTTGCTGGCACCCAATATGATGCggatttcaagagaaatttaaCTCTGGTTGCTGCTCCAAATAAAGAAGTTATTAACGAATTTAAAACCATACTCGATGTGCATTCTAAAGAAAATCCGTATACGGTTTTCAGATGA